In Acropora muricata isolate sample 2 chromosome 13, ASM3666990v1, whole genome shotgun sequence, the DNA window TCGTAAGATTTCCAGAGATCGCTCATTACGCGTGTTCCTGGCAATATTTGTGCGCGAATAATTGGCAAGAGGGTATCTCTGTCTCTGCGCTCTACCGGAACAAGGAAGCAGGCCTTGGTTTCACGGCAAATGCCACCAAAGACCCACTGTCCTTCGATGAAGCGACCTCTGTGATACTTTCTCTTGCCAAACTTAGACTCGTCGATCTCAACAGTCGAACCAGGTCCACCTATTGGCCCCGCGTGATGTTTCATAATTCTGTCTGCACAAACCTCCCGGCAATAGTTATACCAATCTATCATCGTTTCTGATGAGGTGGTCTCATCGTCCAACGAGGTCTCGTGCATAGCTTGAGTCGTAGTATAGCTGTGCGCCCAAGCGTAAGTCAGGGCAATAACTTTTTCAATGGAAAGTTTACTACCAGAAAACCAAGAGTTCTGGCGAATTGATGCTTgtccattgcaatttttcttCGAGCATCGCCAAACAAATCCATCTCCCGATGCAGCTCGTCTTTGCCAATTCAGGGTGTTTTCACAGCCCTGTCTTGGACAATTAATAGACGACGAGAGTAGATTATGTTCTTTACACCACTGTATGCACCTTTCGTGATCGCTTAGCATTCTAGATAACTTCCAAAAGTTTAGTTTCGCCGGTTCCATGATTATTGAACACGTAAAGAGAGAAATGGAAATCATGTCTTCGTTTTTATACTTTTCGGCAAGAGTTGTTGGGGAATGAATAGCAAAAAGCGTGCTTTAGCCCCCCTCGATCACCAatcattgaaaggtgcagtgaATTACGGCGTGCAGCTACGTGCAGCAAA includes these proteins:
- the LOC136896768 gene encoding uncharacterized protein, with protein sequence MLSDHERCIQWCKEHNLLSSSINCPRQGCENTLNWQRRAASGDGFVWRCSKKNCNGQASIRQNSWFSGSKLSIEKVIALTYAWAHSYTTTQAMHETSLDDETTSSETMIDWYNYCREVCADRIMKHHAGPIGGPGSTVEIDESKFGKRKYHRGRFIEGQWVFGGICRETKACFLVPVERRDRDTLLPIIRAQILPGTRVMSDLWKSYDCLQNEGYQHLTVNHSLNFVDPDTGAHTQGIENTWWGVKRSMPRTGTSKDLFDSYLQEWLWRQHYKSDPFGNIIEHIADLYNVRV